From a region of the Leucoraja erinacea ecotype New England chromosome 6, Leri_hhj_1, whole genome shotgun sequence genome:
- the gpr45 gene encoding high-affinity lysophosphatidic acid receptor, with protein sequence MSDIFTMIGCNSTLLERCIPEILNATNPLVNSSKTNLHIFIRIILAVVMMSMIAIGFFGNAIVCLIVYQKPAMRSAINLLLATLAFSDIMLSLLCMPFTTITIITVEWMFGGYFCRISAMFYWFFVLEGVAILLIISVDRYLIIVQRQDKLNPHRTKVMIAISWAVSFCISFPSVVGWTVVEVPTRAPQCVLGYSETWADRVYAVFLLVTIFFVPFSVMLYAYLCILNTVRRNAVQIHNHTDNLCLNQVSKLGLMGVQRPHRINVDMSFKTRAFSTILILFIGFSFCWMPYTVYGLLSVFNKNFYHSQSFYAISAWFLWLTYLKSVFNPIIYCWRIKKFRESCVEFMPKTFKILPKLPGRTKRRIRPSTNYICNDLQSAV encoded by the coding sequence atgagtgacattttcaCAATGATTGGATGTAATAGCACTCTTTTAGAGAGATGTATCCCAGAGATTTTAAATGCGACCAATCCACTTGTGAATTCAAGCAAGACAAATCTTCACATCTTTATAAGGATAATATTAGCAGTAGTGATGATGTCAATGATTGCAATTGGTTTCTTTGGCAATGCAATAGTGTGTTTAATTGTGTACCAGAAACCTGCAATGCGCTCAGCTATCAACCTGCTCTTGGCCACCCTTGCATTTTCTGACATTATGTTATCGTTGCTGTGCATGCCTTTCACCACAATCACCATCATTACAGTCGAATGGATGTTTGGAGGTTACTTTTGCCGGATATCTGCGATGTTTTACTGGTTCTTTGTCCTGGAAGGCGTGGCGATACTTCTGATCATCAGTGTTGACCGTTACCTAATCATTGTGCAGCGACAAGACAAGCTGAACCCTCATCGTACCAAAGTGATGATTGCCATTTCATGGGCAGTCTCCTTCTGTATCTCCTTTCCATCGGTGGTTGGCTGGACTGTGGTGGAGGTACCTACTCGGGCACCCCAGTGTGTCCTGGGCTATTCAGAGACATGGGCCGACCGTGTTTACGCAGTGTTCTTGCTGGTGACCATTTTCTTTGTTCCTTTCAGCGTGATGCTGTACGCCTACCTCTGCATTCTGAACACAGTGCGAAGAAACGCAGTACAGATCCACAACCACACGGACAACCTCTGCTTAAATCAAGTCAGCAAGCTGGGACTGATGGGCGTGCAACGTCCTCATCGAATAAATGTTGACATGAGCTTCAAAACCCGAGCCTTCTCGACGATTTTAATCCTCTTCATCGGCTTTTCATTTTGCTGGATGCCCTACACGGTGTACGGTCTCCTTTCTGTATTCAACAAAAACTTTTACCACAGTCAATCCTTCTACGCCATTAGCGCCTGGTTCTTGTGGCTGACTTACCTGAAGTCGGTCTTCAACCCCATTATCTACTGTTGGCGGATCAAGAAATTCAGGGAGTCTTGTGTGGAATTTATGCCGAAAACGTTCAAAATCCTACCAAAGCTGCCTGGGAGGACAAAACGGAGAATCCGTCCCAGTACAAATTATATTTGTAATGATCTTCAGTCAGCCGTATAA